The Streptomyces sp. NBC_01689 genome includes a window with the following:
- a CDS encoding carbohydrate ABC transporter permease has product MTTQITSSPSTARFRKEASRWPAGSHAADVGRPGFGWALPATLFFALFALVPLVMVAVLSFMSWNGLGSPQFVGMDNWSRLVDDPVMLKSIWTTLLLTALGIVIQTPLSIVLGTWAAGHQRNRAVLSAVYFVPLLLSATAVSVLWRALLDPNFGIPADATWLFGDGNLFGKQTTAIGVLAFVSTWQFTPFHTLIYQGAARAVPQVLYQAAEIDGAGRYRQFFHITLPQLRNSMITSMILMTVGGLTTFETVLILTQGGPGTDTTISAYYMYEKAFKSFDFGTGSAIALTLVVASTVISLIVVRVSGYDKMRSSMEGVA; this is encoded by the coding sequence ATGACCACACAGATCACGAGCTCTCCGTCCACCGCCAGGTTCCGCAAGGAGGCCTCGCGGTGGCCGGCCGGCTCACACGCCGCAGACGTGGGACGGCCCGGCTTCGGCTGGGCTCTGCCCGCCACCCTCTTCTTCGCCCTGTTCGCCCTCGTTCCGCTGGTCATGGTCGCGGTGCTGTCCTTCATGAGCTGGAACGGGCTCGGCTCCCCCCAGTTCGTGGGCATGGACAACTGGTCACGTCTGGTGGACGACCCCGTGATGCTCAAGAGCATCTGGACGACCCTGCTCCTCACCGCGCTGGGCATCGTCATACAGACGCCGCTCAGCATCGTCCTCGGGACCTGGGCCGCCGGCCACCAGCGCAATCGCGCCGTCCTGTCGGCCGTCTACTTCGTTCCGCTGCTGCTGTCGGCCACCGCGGTCTCCGTACTGTGGCGGGCCCTTCTCGACCCCAACTTCGGCATCCCCGCGGACGCCACCTGGCTGTTCGGGGACGGCAACCTGTTCGGCAAGCAGACCACCGCCATCGGGGTGCTGGCCTTCGTCAGCACCTGGCAGTTCACTCCCTTCCACACCCTGATCTACCAGGGTGCCGCCAGGGCCGTCCCACAGGTGCTCTACCAGGCCGCGGAGATCGACGGAGCGGGCCGCTACCGGCAGTTCTTCCACATCACGCTGCCTCAACTGCGCAACTCGATGATCACCTCGATGATCCTCATGACGGTCGGCGGGCTGACCACCTTCGAAACGGTCCTCATCCTCACGCAGGGAGGACCGGGGACCGACACCACCATCAGCGCCTACTACATGTACGAAAAGGCCTTCAAGAGCTTCGATTTCGGCACCGGCTCCGCCATCGCCCTCACCCTGGTGGTCGCCTCCACGGTCATCTCGCTCATCGTCGTGCGGGTGTCCGGCTACGACAAGATGCGCAGCTCCATGGAGGGGGTGGCATGA
- a CDS encoding carbohydrate ABC transporter permease produces MRRRPNYLAGVGSTVWLFVVGLPLYVMLAATLRTRGDYAANGPVSVPDTFTLDNYFGAFDADFGQYFLNTVAVTAAVVALVLVLVPPLSFAIVRSRSRVTSLVFRLFLLGLAIPAQAVIVPMFYLISEAGLYDNLLGVILPTAAFCLPMSALILSGAMRDISPELFEAMAVDGATPRRMFFQLVVPLSRGGLSTITVFSALQAWNGFLFPLVLTQSDSTKVITLGLYNFQTEHGIDIPGLLGAVMLSMIPVLLVYLFARRALVQGLMGVGGK; encoded by the coding sequence ATGAGGCGCCGTCCCAACTACCTGGCCGGCGTCGGCTCCACCGTCTGGCTGTTCGTGGTGGGTCTGCCCCTGTACGTGATGCTCGCCGCGACACTGCGGACCCGCGGTGACTATGCCGCGAACGGCCCGGTGTCCGTGCCGGACACCTTCACTCTCGACAACTACTTCGGCGCCTTCGACGCCGACTTCGGTCAGTACTTCCTCAACACGGTCGCCGTCACGGCAGCCGTGGTCGCCCTGGTACTGGTCCTGGTCCCGCCGCTCTCCTTCGCCATCGTGCGCAGCCGCAGCAGGGTGACCTCACTGGTCTTCCGCCTGTTTCTGCTGGGGCTCGCCATTCCGGCGCAGGCGGTGATCGTGCCGATGTTCTACCTGATCAGCGAGGCGGGGCTCTATGACAACCTGCTCGGCGTCATCCTGCCGACGGCCGCGTTCTGCCTGCCGATGTCGGCGCTGATCCTCAGCGGTGCGATGCGTGACATCTCCCCCGAGCTGTTCGAGGCCATGGCCGTGGACGGCGCGACTCCGCGCCGCATGTTCTTCCAACTGGTCGTACCGCTCTCGCGCGGCGGCCTGTCCACGATCACGGTCTTCTCCGCGCTCCAGGCATGGAACGGCTTCCTGTTCCCGCTCGTGCTGACCCAGTCCGACTCCACCAAGGTGATCACGCTGGGTCTGTACAACTTCCAGACCGAACACGGCATCGACATTCCCGGCCTGCTGGGCGCCGTCATGCTGTCCATGATCCCTGTTCTGCTCGTTTACCTGTTCGCCCGTCGCGCCCTGGTCCAGGGCCTGATGGGCGTCGGAGGAAAGTGA
- a CDS encoding glycoside hydrolase family 3 N-terminal domain-containing protein — MAAMTLEEKTAQLHGVWVGASDQGGEVAPHQHDMEEAVDLDALMPTGLGQLTRPFGTVPVDPALGALSLHRTQARIVSANRFGVPALAHEECLAGFAAWGATAYPVPLSWGATFDPGIVRRMAAAIGRDMRSVGVHQGLAPVLDVVRDARWGRVEETIGEDPYLVGTIGTAYVQGLESAGVVATLKHFVGYSASRAGRNLAPAGIGVRERADVLLPPFEMAVREGGARSVMHAYNDTDGVPAAADRRLLTELLRDTWEFEGTVVADYFGVAFLKTLHGVAADWAGAAHTALAAGVDVELPTVKTFGEPLVQAVKDGRIPEALIDVALRRVLLQKAQLGMLDPDWDPVPAALRGVDLDDPESLRGKVDLDPPANRELAREIAEKAVVLLSNDGALPLTEPRRIALIGPNAGEATAVLGCYSFPLHVGVRHPDIPLGIDLPTLHDTLAAEFPQADITVLRGTGIDDGDLSGIDEAVEAARTADIVIVVLGDRAGLFGRGTSGEGCDAESLTLPGAQQELLDALLDSGRPVVTVLLAGRPYALGRAVDESAAIVQSFFPGAEGTHAIAGILSGRVNPSGRLPVSVPRRPGAQPTTYLGARLAQASDVSNIDPTPAFGFGHGLSYTTFAWSDLTVETRQASAEGEFTLAFTLRNTGERSGTEVVQLYLHDPVASVVQPVQRLVGYTRVPLAPGEARRLHVTVPADVASFTGRDGRRVIEPGELDLRLGSSSTAARLGTTVTLTGPGREVDGPRRFHATFVQEATQEG, encoded by the coding sequence ATGGCGGCGATGACCCTGGAGGAGAAGACCGCCCAACTCCACGGCGTGTGGGTCGGCGCCTCCGACCAGGGAGGAGAAGTGGCCCCCCATCAGCACGACATGGAGGAGGCGGTCGACCTCGACGCGCTGATGCCCACCGGGCTGGGGCAGCTGACCAGGCCGTTCGGCACCGTACCCGTCGACCCCGCGCTCGGGGCCCTCTCCCTGCACCGCACCCAGGCACGCATCGTCTCCGCCAACCGGTTCGGCGTCCCGGCTCTCGCGCACGAGGAGTGTCTGGCCGGCTTCGCCGCCTGGGGGGCGACCGCCTACCCGGTTCCGCTGTCCTGGGGTGCCACGTTCGACCCCGGGATCGTGCGCCGGATGGCCGCCGCCATCGGCCGGGACATGCGGTCGGTCGGTGTCCACCAGGGACTCGCACCGGTCCTCGACGTGGTGCGCGACGCCCGCTGGGGCCGTGTCGAGGAGACGATCGGCGAGGACCCCTATCTGGTCGGAACCATCGGCACCGCCTACGTCCAGGGGCTGGAGTCGGCGGGAGTCGTCGCCACCCTCAAGCACTTCGTCGGATACTCCGCCTCCCGTGCGGGACGCAACCTCGCCCCCGCAGGGATCGGCGTCCGCGAGCGGGCCGACGTCCTGCTGCCCCCGTTCGAGATGGCCGTGCGCGAAGGCGGCGCCCGCTCGGTGATGCACGCCTACAACGACACCGACGGGGTCCCCGCCGCCGCCGACAGGCGGTTGCTCACGGAACTCCTGCGTGACACATGGGAGTTCGAGGGCACCGTGGTGGCCGACTACTTCGGCGTCGCCTTCCTCAAGACGCTGCACGGCGTCGCGGCCGACTGGGCCGGAGCCGCGCACACCGCCCTGGCCGCCGGCGTCGACGTGGAACTGCCCACCGTCAAGACCTTCGGCGAACCGCTCGTCCAGGCGGTCAAGGACGGCCGCATCCCGGAAGCACTGATCGACGTAGCCCTGCGCCGAGTTCTCCTCCAGAAGGCCCAACTCGGCATGCTGGACCCTGATTGGGACCCGGTGCCGGCCGCTCTGCGCGGCGTCGACCTCGACGACCCGGAATCGCTGCGCGGCAAGGTCGACCTGGACCCCCCTGCCAACCGTGAACTGGCCCGCGAGATCGCCGAGAAGGCCGTAGTCCTCCTCAGCAATGACGGTGCACTGCCCCTCACCGAACCCCGCCGTATCGCGCTGATCGGTCCCAACGCGGGCGAGGCCACCGCCGTGCTCGGCTGCTACTCCTTCCCCCTGCACGTCGGCGTCCGTCACCCGGACATCCCCCTCGGCATCGACCTGCCAACCCTCCACGACACCCTCGCCGCCGAGTTCCCGCAGGCGGACATCACCGTCCTCCGTGGCACGGGCATCGACGACGGAGACCTCTCCGGGATCGACGAGGCGGTGGAGGCGGCCCGGACCGCCGACATCGTCATCGTCGTCCTCGGCGACCGCGCGGGCCTCTTCGGCCGCGGCACCAGCGGTGAGGGCTGCGACGCGGAATCGCTCACGCTCCCCGGTGCCCAGCAGGAGCTACTCGACGCCCTGCTCGACTCCGGCCGGCCCGTGGTCACCGTCCTGCTCGCGGGCCGGCCCTACGCTCTCGGCCGGGCCGTGGACGAGTCCGCGGCGATCGTGCAGTCCTTCTTCCCCGGGGCGGAAGGCACCCACGCGATCGCCGGGATACTCAGCGGTCGCGTCAATCCCTCAGGGCGCCTGCCCGTCAGCGTGCCCCGGCGACCCGGCGCCCAGCCGACCACGTACCTCGGTGCCCGACTGGCCCAGGCCAGCGATGTCTCCAACATCGATCCGACCCCCGCGTTCGGCTTCGGCCACGGCCTGAGCTACACCACATTCGCCTGGAGCGATCTCACCGTGGAGACACGGCAGGCGTCGGCGGAGGGCGAGTTCACCCTCGCCTTCACGCTCCGCAACACCGGCGAGCGGTCCGGTACCGAAGTCGTCCAGCTCTATCTCCACGATCCGGTGGCCTCCGTCGTCCAGCCGGTGCAGCGCCTTGTCGGCTACACCCGGGTCCCGCTGGCGCCGGGCGAGGCCCGCCGCCTCCATGTGACCGTTCCCGCGGACGTCGCCTCGTTCACCGGTCGTGACGGCCGCCGCGTCATCGAACCGGGCGAACTGGATCTCCGTCTGGGGTCGTCGAGCACCGCCGCCCGACTGGGCACGACGGTCACCCTCACCGGCCCCGGTCGTGAGGTGGACGGACCCCGTCGCTTCCACGCGACCTTCGTCCAGGAGGCTACTCAGGAAGGGTGA
- a CDS encoding AI-2E family transporter, whose amino-acid sequence MPRFHGWRDRVRNGAARFGERRERARAARAAADRETEPDPARPTEVRRDRPRTPDPAAAVPWGLRVAAETGWRFLVLAAAVWVLMRVIGSVRLVVLAFVVALLITALLEPTVARLHRAGLSRGLATAVTALCGFLVLGLVAWFVVWQVLANVDTLSGRLQDGVEQLKQWLLQSPFHVTEQQINDVAKNLSDAIGTSTSQITSAGIQGVTVLVEVLTGMLLTMFSTLFLLYDGRRIWEWTLKLVPAEARPGVASAGPRAWRTLTAYARGTMLVAFIDALFIGLGIYFLGVPLAVPLGVVIFLCSFVPLVGAVASGAVAVVVALVTQGVFTALMVLLVVLLVQQIEGHVLQPFILGQAVRVHPLAVVLGVATGGLVAGIGGAVVAVPLIAVVNTVVGHLHARTGEGEEVQAATAVPGTAGE is encoded by the coding sequence ATGCCCCGGTTCCACGGTTGGCGCGATCGCGTGCGGAACGGCGCGGCCAGATTCGGTGAACGGCGTGAGCGGGCCCGGGCGGCTCGTGCCGCCGCGGATCGCGAGACGGAGCCGGACCCGGCGCGGCCCACGGAGGTCCGCCGGGACCGCCCGCGCACCCCGGACCCTGCCGCCGCGGTCCCCTGGGGTCTACGGGTGGCGGCGGAGACGGGCTGGCGGTTCCTGGTCCTGGCCGCGGCGGTGTGGGTGCTCATGCGAGTGATCGGTTCCGTACGACTGGTCGTCCTCGCCTTCGTCGTCGCACTGCTGATCACCGCGCTGCTCGAACCGACCGTCGCCCGGCTGCACCGCGCCGGGCTGTCCCGGGGGCTGGCCACCGCGGTCACCGCGCTCTGCGGGTTCCTCGTGCTGGGGCTGGTCGCCTGGTTCGTCGTATGGCAGGTGCTCGCCAACGTCGACACCCTGTCCGGCCGCCTCCAGGACGGAGTCGAGCAGCTCAAGCAGTGGCTGCTCCAGAGCCCGTTCCACGTGACCGAGCAGCAGATCAACGATGTCGCCAAGAACCTGAGCGACGCGATCGGCACCAGTACGAGCCAGATCACCTCCGCGGGCATCCAGGGGGTCACCGTGCTGGTCGAGGTCCTCACCGGCATGCTGCTCACGATGTTCTCCACCCTGTTCCTGCTCTACGACGGCAGGCGCATCTGGGAGTGGACACTGAAGCTGGTTCCGGCCGAGGCCCGGCCGGGCGTGGCCTCGGCCGGCCCGCGTGCCTGGCGGACGCTCACCGCGTACGCGCGCGGGACGATGCTCGTCGCGTTCATCGACGCTCTCTTCATCGGGCTGGGCATCTACTTCCTCGGCGTGCCGCTCGCCGTTCCCCTCGGGGTGGTGATCTTCCTCTGCTCGTTCGTGCCGCTGGTCGGTGCGGTGGCCTCCGGCGCGGTCGCGGTCGTGGTCGCCCTGGTCACGCAGGGCGTGTTCACCGCGCTCATGGTCCTGTTGGTGGTGCTCCTGGTGCAGCAGATCGAGGGGCACGTCCTGCAGCCGTTCATCCTCGGGCAGGCCGTGCGGGTGCACCCGCTGGCCGTCGTCCTGGGCGTCGCCACCGGGGGCCTGGTCGCGGGGATCGGCGGCGCCGTGGTCGCCGTACCGCTGATCGCCGTGGTCAACACCGTGGTCGGACATCTTCACGCGCGGACCGGCGAGGGCGAAGAGGTTCAGGCGGCGACGGCCGTTCCCGGTACCGCCGGTGAGTAG
- a CDS encoding RNA polymerase sigma factor, with translation MESEQDEHGDRDGDAQLTSAADDPAAFAPLVEKYSAALHGYFARRMPGAADDLLAEVWLQAFAARRTFDASRGSARGWLFGVARNVLAGHARRTARAEALPGAQITDPWQAVDQRLDAAALAPALRRALAELPPEEREVILLVSWEQLTPAEAAAAVGVPAGTARSRLHRARGRLRERLAPVRSAGRNLAVTGDLT, from the coding sequence GTGGAATCGGAACAGGACGAGCACGGCGACCGCGACGGTGACGCCCAGTTGACCTCGGCCGCCGACGACCCCGCCGCGTTCGCGCCGCTGGTCGAGAAGTACTCGGCGGCCCTGCACGGCTACTTCGCACGTCGGATGCCGGGTGCGGCGGACGATCTGCTGGCCGAGGTGTGGCTGCAGGCGTTCGCGGCGCGACGCACCTTCGACGCCTCGCGCGGATCCGCGCGAGGCTGGCTGTTCGGAGTCGCCCGCAACGTCCTCGCGGGCCATGCGCGACGGACCGCGCGGGCGGAGGCCCTGCCGGGGGCACAGATCACCGACCCGTGGCAGGCGGTGGACCAGCGGCTGGACGCGGCGGCGCTGGCGCCCGCCCTGCGCCGCGCGCTGGCGGAACTGCCCCCGGAGGAGCGGGAGGTGATCCTCCTCGTCAGTTGGGAGCAGCTGACGCCCGCCGAGGCGGCGGCCGCCGTCGGCGTCCCGGCGGGTACGGCCCGGTCACGGCTGCACCGGGCCCGGGGCAGATTGCGCGAGCGGCTCGCGCCGGTCCGTTCCGCGGGACGGAACCTGGCCGTGACGGGGGACCTGACATGA